TAATGTTGTCAATATTGCACTGAGTGCGCCACTGGCGATCGCTGGCCCGCTTACGGATCAATTTGGCTTGCGAGGCGTTCTTTTAAGCATGAGCATTATCGTGAATATCGTTGGTGTCTGGGCGTGGCTCAGTACCCGTAATGTTTTGGAAGATGTCATCTAGCTTGAAAGGAGGACTGAGGAGTAACATCTTGTAGCCAGTCCTTCCTAGAAACGCCTTTGCCTTTTGCTGGGTAAGGGGACGCGCTCAGCGTTACAACCCGATTGAAGGCGCGTTCATTAAGTCAGCCGCCCTTAGCCAGTATCCTTGGCGCACCTCCTTCTTGGTGGCGTGAACCGAAACAATAAACCTTAAAGTCACAGAAAATAAACACTCGCGAGTTTTTGGGGGGTTAATCCCTCGACAGGAATTGATATCAGGATTAGACTTAAGAATTAAACCCCTATTTCTAATGCTGAATTAGATAGAAATCTTAAAAAAGAACGTAGCTATAGTGAGAGGTTTCATGGTGCGATCGCAAAGCGTCTCGGAAAAAGAATCAATACGTCAAATGAGCAGCCGCAGATCAGGTGCCTTTGCCCTGATTGACAGTCTGAAGCGTCACGGTGTTGAGCATATTTTTGGCTATCCAGGTGGTGCAATTCTGCCGATATACGATGAACTGTATCGGGCACAAAAGGATGGCGGAATTTCTCACATTTTGGCAAGACACGAGCAAGGCGCGGCTCACGCGGCAGATGGTTATGCTCGTGCCACCGGCAAGGTGGGGGTCTGTTTTGCCACGTCCGGCCCTGGGGCAACGAACCTAGTGACGGGCATTGCTACAGCCCACATGGACTCGATTCCAATGGTCGTGGTCACAGGGCAGGTGGCTCTTAACGCGATTGGCAGCGATGCGTTTCAGGAAACCGATATTTTCGGAATTACGCTGCCGATTGTGAAACACTCCTATGTCGTGCGCGATCCCAAAGATATGGCGCGGATTGTGGCAGAAGCGTTCCACATCGCCAGTACCGGGCGTCCGGGACCCGTGTTGATTGATGTGCCCAAAGATGTGGCATTAGCAGAATTTGACTATGTGCCGATGGAGCCGGATACGGTGAGATTGCCGGGATACCGTCCTACGGTGAAGGGCAATCCTCGTCAGATCAATGCCGCGTGTACTTTACTTCGGCAAGCACGGCAGCCGTTGCTCTATGTGGGTGGAGGCGCGATTACATCCGGTGCCCATGCAGAAATTCAAGAACTGGCAGAACTCTTCCAAATCCCCGTAACAACGACGTTGATGGGCATTGGTGCCTTTGACGAGAACCATCCCCTCGCACTGGGAATGTTGGGGATGCACGGCACCGCCTACGCTAACTTTTCAGTCAGCGAGTGCGATTTGCTGATTGCGGTGGGAGCCAGATTTGATGACCGCGTGGCGGGTAAGTTGGATGAATTTGCTTCTCACGCCAAGGTCATTCATATCGACATCGACCCCGCAGAAGTCGGAAAAAATCGCGCTCCGGAAGTGCCGATTGTCGGCGATGTGCGGAATGTGTTGATTGACTTGCTGCGCCGATGCCAGGAAACCAACGCGGCTTTTGAGCCAAATCAAACGAAAGCATGGCTGGAACGCATTAATCGCTGGCGGGAAGATTATCCCCTCGTAGTGCCCCAATATCCCGATAGTCTGGCACCGCAAGAGGTGATTTCAGAACTAGGGAATCAAGCTCCCAAAGCCTACTACACGACAGATGTGGGTCAGCACCAAATGTGGGCGGCGCAATTTCTCAAGAACGGGCCGCGTCGGTGGATCTCCAGTGCTGGTTTGGGCACGATGGGGTACGGGATGCCAGCGGCAATGGGTGCTAAAGTAGCACTGCCGAACGAACAGGTGATTTGTATTAGCGGTGATGCTAGTTTCCAGATGAATTTACAGGAACTGGGCACGCTTGCACAATATGGCATAAATGTCAAGACCGTTATCATCAATAATGGCTGGCAGGGAATGGTGCGTCAGTGGCAGGAGGCGTTCTACGGAGAGCGTTACTCGTCCTCAAATATGGAAGTGGGGATGCCGGATTTTGTGATGCTCGCCAAAGCATTCGGGATTAAGGGAATGTCGATCCGCGATCGCTCGGAACTGAAAGGTGCGATCGCGGAAATGTTGGCTCACAATGGCCCTGTTTTACTAGAGGCCCAAGTAAAAAGGGACGAAAACTGTTACCCAATGGTGGCTCCTGGTAAAAGCAACGCTCAAATGATTGGTTTACCAGAACGTCGCAAGTTG
The sequence above is drawn from the Coleofasciculus sp. FACHB-1120 genome and encodes:
- the ilvB gene encoding biosynthetic-type acetolactate synthase large subunit, yielding MVRSQSVSEKESIRQMSSRRSGAFALIDSLKRHGVEHIFGYPGGAILPIYDELYRAQKDGGISHILARHEQGAAHAADGYARATGKVGVCFATSGPGATNLVTGIATAHMDSIPMVVVTGQVALNAIGSDAFQETDIFGITLPIVKHSYVVRDPKDMARIVAEAFHIASTGRPGPVLIDVPKDVALAEFDYVPMEPDTVRLPGYRPTVKGNPRQINAACTLLRQARQPLLYVGGGAITSGAHAEIQELAELFQIPVTTTLMGIGAFDENHPLALGMLGMHGTAYANFSVSECDLLIAVGARFDDRVAGKLDEFASHAKVIHIDIDPAEVGKNRAPEVPIVGDVRNVLIDLLRRCQETNAAFEPNQTKAWLERINRWREDYPLVVPQYPDSLAPQEVISELGNQAPKAYYTTDVGQHQMWAAQFLKNGPRRWISSAGLGTMGYGMPAAMGAKVALPNEQVICISGDASFQMNLQELGTLAQYGINVKTVIINNGWQGMVRQWQEAFYGERYSSSNMEVGMPDFVMLAKAFGIKGMSIRDRSELKGAIAEMLAHNGPVLLEAQVKRDENCYPMVAPGKSNAQMIGLPERRKLEKATELVYCSGCGAKNIASNNFCPDCGTKI